The genomic region TCCTGCTCGGCGCCGCCTGCATGCCGCACATCATGATGCGGCTCCACCCGGTCCGCGACGCCTGGACCGCCCGCCGGGCCGGCATCTGGGCCGTCGGCCCCGTCGCCCTGCTCTGCGTCGGCATCGTCATCGTCGGACTCGGAGCCTCCGCCCTGGTGGGCCGGGAGCTGCTGCACGCCGCCGACCCGGCCGGCGGCACCTCCCTGCTGATGGTGACCAGCGCCCTGGACCCGGGTGCGGCCGGTCCCCGCGACAGCCCTCTGTTCGCACTCGTGGCCTGCGCCGCGTTCGCCACCACGCTCGCCGCCGTCGCCGGGATCACCCTGGCCGCCGCCTCTTCCCTGGCCCGCGACTTCACGGTGAAGTCGGGCGCCCAGGGCGAGGGCAAGGCCTCCAGCAGGGAGATCCGGCGCGCCCGCTGGGCCGTCGTCGGCATCGGGGCACTCGCCGTCCTCCTCTCGGCGTACACCCACGACCGCAACCCCCAGGTGCTGCTCTCCCTGTCCTTCGCGGCGGCGGCCTCGGTCCTGCCGCCCGTCCTGCTGTACGCCCTGTTCCGGCCGCGCTTCAACGCCCGCGGGGTGCGATGGACCGTGTACGGGACGCTTCCGCTGATCGGGATCCTGATGGTCCTGTCCCCGGCGTTCTCCGGCACACCGATCGCGCTCTTCCCGGAGTGGGACTTCGACGTCTTCCCGCTCCAGACCCCGGGCCTGGTCACGATCCCCGCGGGATTCCTGCTCGGGCTGCTGGGATCGGGGAAGGACCCCGACGCGGCGCCCGACGACCGGCACCGCCACCGGATCCGCCGGGCACCCGTACGCGACGGCGCCTGAGCGCGATCCCGGAAGGCGCTACAGGCCGAGCTCGGCCGTGTGCAGCCGGGCCAGCGCGTCCTTGTCGCCCTCCAGCTCCACCCGGGCCGCGTCCTGCCGCCCGGCGGCGAACAGCAGCAGCTCACCCGGCTCCCCGGTGACCGTCACCACCGGGGTGCCCTTGTGGGCCACCGCCGTCTGACCGTCCGGGCGGCGCAGCACCAGCCCCACCGGGGCCCGGCGGCCCAGCATCCGTGCCGTCTTCTCCGTACGCGACCACAACACGTCGGCGAAGACCGGATCGAGGTCCCGCTGCGACCAGTCGGGCTGGGCCCGGCGCACGTCCTCCGCGTGGATGTAGAACTCGACGGTGTTGGCCGCCTCGTCCAGCTGCTTCAGACCGAAGGGCGAGAAACGCGGGGGACCCGTTCGGATGAGCTGGATCAGCTCCTCGTACGGCTTGGCGGCGAATTCGGCCTGGACCCGCTCCAGCCGGTTCTTCAGAGCACCCAGCATGATCCCGCCCGCCGCGTCGGCGCGGCGTTCACGAACCACGACATGGGCGGCCAGGTCACGGGTCTTCCAGCCGTCGCACAGGGTCTGGGCCTCGGGACCCGCCGCTTCCAACAGGTCGGCGAGCAGAAGACGTTCACGCTTCGCATGGGTCGACATGCCCGCCAGCGTACGGCCGACGCCCGCGGTCCGCCCAGTGGACGCACGACCGGACGGCCCCGTCCGGGGCGGCACAATGGGCGCATGACCAGCACGCCCGGCTCCACGCCCGCCAGCAATCTCGACCCGGCCGTCGCCGCCCGCCTCAAGCGCGGCCCCGACGGACTGTTCCCGGCCATCGCCCAGCAGTACGACACGGGTGAGGTGCTCATGCTCGGCTGGATGGACGACGAGGCGCTGCACCGCACCCTCACCACGGGCCGCTGCACCTACTGGTCCCGCAGCCGCCGGGAGTACTGGGTCAAGGGCGACACCTCCGGCCACATCCAGCAGGTCAGGTCCGTCGCCCTCGACTGCGACGCCGACACGGTCCTGGTGAAGGTCGACCAGACGGGTGCCGCCTGCCACACCGGCGACCGCACCTGCTTCGACAAGGACGTCCTTCCGCTCACCGCGCCCCGATAAGGTCAGCCGCCATGGATCTCGAGACCTTCCGCAAGCTCGCCGTCGACCGGCGTGTCATCCCCGTCAGCCGCCGGCTCCTCGCGGACGGTGACACCCCCGTCGGGCTCTACCGCAAGCTCGCGGCAGAACGCACCGGCACGTTCCTCCTCGAATCCGCGGAGAACGGCCGCACCTGGTCCCGCTACTCCTTCATCGGGGTACGCAGCGCCGCCACCCTGACCTCCGTCGACGGACAGGCCCACTGGCTGGGCACCCCACCCGTCGGCGTCCCCGTCGAAGGCGACCCGCTACAGGCGCTCCGGGCCACCGTCGAGACCCTGCACACCCCCCGCGACCTGGTCGGCGACGAGGGCCTGCCGCCATTCACCGGCGGCATGGTCGGCTACCTCGGCTACGACGTCGTACGCCGACTGGAGCGGATCACCGAGCACGGCGGCGACGACCTGAAGCTCCCCGAGCTCACCATGCTGCTCACCTCGGACCTCGCCGTGCTCGACCACGGGAACGGCACCGTCCTGCTGATCGCCAACGCGATCAACCACAACGACCTGGACACCGGGGTCGACGAGGCCTACCAGGACGCGGTCGCCCGGCTCGACGCCATGGAACGCGACCTCTCCAGGCCCGTGGAGAACGCCCCCGCCGCGCTGCCGCCCTCCGAGCTCCCGCCGTACACCGCGCTCTGGGGCGGCCAGGCGTTCATGGACGCCGTCGAGGACGTCAAGGAGCGGATCAGGGCGGGAGAGGCCTTCCAGGTCGTCCCCTCCCAGCGCTTCGAGACGCCCTGCACGGCGAGTGCCCTGGACGTCTACCGGGTCCTCCGCGCCACCAACCCGTCGCCGTACATGTACCTCTTCCGCTTCGACGGTTTCGACGTCGTCGGCTCCAGCCCCGAGGCGCTCGTCAAGGTCGAGGACGGCCGGGCGATGGTTCACCCCATCGCCGGTACCAGGCACCGCGGCGCCACCCCGCAGGAGGACCAGGCACTCGCCGACGAGCTCCTCGCCGACCCGAAGGAACGCGCCGAGCACCTGATGCTCGTCGACCTCGGCCGCAACGACCTGGGACGGGTCTGCGAGCCCGGCAGCGTCGAGGTCGTCGACTTCATGTCGGTCGAGCGGTACTCGCACGTGATGCACATCGTCTCCACCGTCACCGGACGCGTCGCCGAGGGCCGCGGCGCCTTCGACGTCCTCACCGCGTGCTTCCCCGCCGGCACGCTCTCCGGAGCGCCCAAGCCCCGCGCCCTGCAGATCATCGAGGAGCTCGAACCCAGCCGCCGGGGGCTGTACGGGGGCTGCGTCGGCTACCTCGACTTCGCGGGGGACTCCGACACCGCCATCGCCATCCGGACCGCCCTGCTCCGCGACGGCACCGCGTACGTCCAGGCGGGCGCGGGCATCGTCGCGGACTCCGACCCGGTCGCCGAGGACATGGAGTGCCGGAACAAGGCCGCCGCGGTCCTGCGAGCCGTGCACACGGCCAACCGCCTCGGGGCTCACTGAGACCGGCCGGCGGAAGAGGAGCGGCGTGACGGGGCCGGGCACGCACCCCCGTCCGCCGGTCGGTCCGAGCCGGTAGGGGATAGTGGAGTACGTGAGTGCTGTCCCCGTACCCCAGCCCCGTGCCCGAGCCGCCTCCGCGCCCGACAGCGCGGGAAGCCGCCGAAGCCTGGCCGCCGGCCTGCTCCTCGGAGCGGCCGGTGCCACCGTCGTCCTCCTCGCCTCCGGGCAGACCTGGGCCGAGGGCAAGGCGGCCGTCGGAGGCGGCACCCTTCCGCTCAGCGCCGACGGCCAGGACGTCACCGGCCTCCCCGCCGCCCTCGCCGTCGTCGGCCTGGCCGCCCTCGTCGCCGTCTTCGCAGTCCGCGGCGGAGGCCGGCTGATCGTCGCCGGACTGCTGGCCCTCAGCGGCCTCGGCGCCGGACTGAGCGCCTGGTCCGGAGCCTCGGACAGCGCGGCCCTGGACGAGCGGGCCGCACAGACCACGGGCAACACCTCGGCCACCGTCGACGCCCTCAGCCACACCGCCTGGCCCTACGTCACCGCGGCCGGCGGGCTGCTCATCCTGCTCGCCGGACTGCTCGCCCTGCGCTACGGCAGCCGCTGGCCGGCCATGTCGGGACGGTACGAGCGGGACGGCACGCCCCGCCCCCGCAAGGCCCCCCGCACCGCCCCGGACCCCGACCGGCCCGAGGAACTGTGGAAGGCCCTGGACCGCGGCGAGGACCCGACGCGCGAGGCATGACCCCCAGCCTCACGTCCACCGGCACGTACGGGACAATGGCAGCAAGCTTTCGTAAGCGCGACACCTTCAGCGCAACACCAACTAGGAGCAACTCATGGCGGGCAGCAGCCACGGACACACCCCGGCCGCCTGGACCGGTGTCATCATCTCCTTCATCGGCTTCTGCATCGCCGGCCTCTTCATGGTCGCGGCGAACACGCTCGGCTTCTGGGCCGGTATCGCCGTCGTCCTCCTCGGCGGGGTCGTCGGTCTCGCCATGAAGATGGCGGGCCTCGGCATGCCGAAGGAGTCCGCGGAGATGGCGGCCGCCAGGGCCCGCGCCTCCCGGGCCCAGATCACGGTCTGACCGGTCACGAGCACCGGCGACACGACGCGAGGCGCGGCCCGGGCAGGGCTGCGCCTCGCGCCGTGAGCGGGGACAATCGGCCCGTGGACGCCTCAGCCTCTCCCGCAGCCGCCGCCCCGGACCAGCCCCCCGTGCGGGGCCCCGGTCCGCAGGCCCCCGCCCCGGTCTCCCGGCTCCGCCGGCTCGCCACGCCCGTCGGGGTCCTCGCCGCCGTCGTCGGAGCCTTCGGCTACGTCGCCACGGTCGACCCCAACGAGCCCGGCCACTACCCGGTCTGCCCCATGCTCCGCTTCACCGGCGTGTTCTGCCCCGGATGCGGCGGGCTGCGCAGCGCCCACGCGTTCGCCCACGGAGACCTGGCCGCCGCCCTCGGCGCCAACGCCCTGGCCGTCGTCGGCTACGGCGTCTTCGCCGCGGTCTGGGTGCTCTGGGCGGTCCGCGCGAGCCGGGGCAGGCCCCTGCGGATCGGCCTCGCACCCGGCTACTGGTGGGGTGTCGGCGCGGTGCTGCTGGTGTTCTCCGTGGTCAGGAATCTGCCCTTCGGCTCGGCGCTGGCGCCCTGAATGACCAGGTAGTGGGACGTAAGGCCGCCGGATGCGGGCCCTGAGCCGTCCTGCGGATACCATCGAGATGGCTGATCCTGTACCCATCACCGCTTCGGAAGGGGGCCGCTCGCGTGAGTGTGCTCGACGAGATCATTGACGGCGTTCGCGCCGACCTCGCGGAGCGGCAGGCGCGCGTCAGCCTCGACGAGCTCAAGGAACGCGCCGCGCGCGCTCCCCAGGCCAAGGACGGAGTCGCCGCCCTGCGCGGCGAGGGTGTGACCGTCATCTGCGAGGTCAAGCGTTCCAGCCCCTCCAAGGGGGCCCTTGCCGCCATCGCCGACCCGGCCGCGCTCGCCGCCGACTACGAGGCCGGCGGGGCATCCGTCATCTCGGTCCTCACCGAGGAGCGCCGCTTCGGCGGCTCGCTCGCCGACCTGGAGGCCGTCCGCGCCAAGGTCGACATCCCGGTCCTGCGCAAGGACTTCATCGTCACCTCGTACCAGCTGTGGGAGGCACGCGCCTACGGCGCCGACCTCGCCCTGCTGATCGTCGCCGCCCTCGACCAGGAGGCCCTCGTCTCGCTGATCGAGCGGGCCGAGTCGATCGGCCTGACGCCGCTCGTCGAGGCCCACGACGAGGAGGAGGCGGAGCGCGCGGTGGACGCCGGGGCGAAGATCATCGGTGTCAACGCGCGCAACCTGAAGGACCTCAAGGTCGACCGTTCCACCTTCGAACGCGTCGCCCCCGAGATCCCCGACCACATCGTCAAGGTCGCCGAGTCCGGCGTCCGCGGCCCGCACGACCTCATCGCCTACGCCAACGCCGGCGCGGACGCGGTGCTGGTCGGCGAGTCCCTGGTCACCGGCCGGGACCCCCGCGCCGCCGTCGCCGACCTGGTCGCCGCAGGCGCCCACCCGGCACTCAGGCACGGACGGAGCTGATCCCACCCGTGCCCGCCGACCGTCCCTCCGCCCGCATCCGGCCGGGCCTGCGCCCCGCCGCCGCGAGCGCCCGGGACCCGCACGCGCCGCTGGCGCGCGGCTGCCGCCCCCGCGGCTGCCGCGCCCCCGCCCGGCGGGTGCACGGCCGGCGCGTGCGGTACGTGATCGGCGACGAACCGGGCCAGGTGAACGGGATGCGATGGCGCACGGGGTCCGCGCCGTAGCGAGCCCCGGCCGTCGCCCGTCCCCCCGTACAGGGGGATCCGCACGCCCCACCGCACCGACCGTCCACCGGTCGGCGCGGCGCTCCGCCCATGGCGCATACGGTGACATCACCCGTTGCGATTCGAGGAGCACGTCGCATGTCGTCCGACTTCTTCATCCCGGACCCCGAGGGTCTGATCCCCAGCGCCGAGGGGTACTTCGGCGCGTTCGGTGGCAAGTTCATCCCGGAGGCGCTGGTCGCCGCCGTGGACGAGGTGGCCGTCGAATACGACAAGGCCAAGGCGGACCCGGCCTTCGCCGCCGAGCTCAACCAGCTCATGGTCGACTACACGGGCCGGCCCAGCGCGCTGACCGAGGTCTCGCGCTTCGCCGAGCACGCCGGAGGCGCCCGCGTCTTCCTCAAGCGTGAGGACCTCAACCACACCGGCTCGCACAAGATCAACAACGTGCTCGGCCAGGCCCTGCTCACCAAGCGCATGGGCAAGACCCGCGTCATCGCGGAGACCGGAGCCGGGCAGCACGGTGTCGCCACCGCGACCGCGTGCGCCCTCTTCGGGCTCGAGTGCACCATCTACATGGGCGAGATCGACACCGAGCGGCAGGCGCTGAACGTGGCGCGCATGCGGATGCTCGGCGCCGAGGTCGTCGCGGTGAAGTCCGGCTCCAGGACCCTCAAGGACGCCATCAACGAGGCGTTCCGGGACTGGGTCGCCAATGTGGACCGCACCCACTACCTCTTCGGCACGGTCGCCGGGCCGCACCCCTTCCCGGCGATGGTCCGCGACTTCCACCGGGTGATCGGTGTCGAGGCCCGCCGCCAGATCCTCGAGCGCGCCGGCCGGCTGCCGGACGCCGCTGTCGCCTGCGTCGGCGGCGGCTCCAACGCCATCGGCCTCTTCCACGCCTTCATCCCGGACGCGGACGTCCGGCTGATCGGCTGCGAACCCGCCGGACACGGTGTGGAGACCGGCGAGCACGCGGCGACCCTGACCGCGGGCGAGCCCGGAATCCTGCACGGCTCCCGCAGCTACGTCCTCCAGGACGAGGAGGGCCAGATCACCGAGCCGTACTCGATCTCGGCCGGACTCGACTACCCCGGCATCGGCCCCGAGCACGCGTACCTCAAGGACGTCGGCCGCGGCGAGTACCGCGCCGTCACCGACGACGCCGCCATGCAGGCGCTGCGTCTCCTCTCCCGCACCGAGGGGATCATCCCGGCCATCGAGAGCGCGCACGCGCTGGCCGGCGCCCTAGAGGTCGGACGGGAGCTCGGCCCGGACGGACTGATCCTGATCAACCTGTCCGGCCGCGGCGACAAGGACATGGACACGGCAGCCCGCTACTTCGGGCTGTACGACGGTGCGGACGCGGTCGTCGAGGCCGATGTCGCCGACGGAGAGGAAGAGGTCACCAAGTGAGCGGCAACCGAGAGCTTCTCGAATCGACGCTGGCCAAGGCCGCGTCCGAGGACCGGGCGGCGCTCATCGCCTACCTGCCCGGAGGCTTCCCGACCGTCGACGGCGGCATCGCGGCCGTCAAGGCGGCCGTCCAGGGCGGCGCCGACGTCATCGAGGTGGGCCTCCCGCACAGCGACCCGGTGCTCGACGGGCCGGTCATCCAGACCGCCGACGACATCGCGCTGCGCGGCGGAGTCAAGATCGCCGACATCATGCGTACGGTCCGTGAGACGCACGAGGCGACGGGCGCGCCGATCCTCGTCATGACGTACTGGAACCCGATCGACCGGTACGGCGTGGAGCGCTTCACCGCCGAGCTCGCCGAGGCGGGCGGAGCCGGGTGCATCCTGCCCGACCTGCCTGTCCAGGAGTCCGGACCGTGGAGGGAGCACGCCGACAAGCACGGTCTCGCCACCGTCTTCGTCGTCGCCCCGAGCAGCAAGGACGCGCGCCTCGCCACCATCACGGCGGCAGGATCGGGCTTCGTCTACGCCTCCTCGCTGATGGGCGTCACCGGCACCCGCGAGTCGGTCGGCGAGCAGGCCCAGGACCTGGTGCGGCGCACCCGCGCCACCACGGACCTGCCGGTCTGCGTGGGCATCGGCGTCTCCACCGCCGAGCACGCCCAGCAGGTCGCCGGCTTCGCCGACGGGGTGATCGTCGGCTCCGCCTTCGTCAAGCGGATGCTCGACGCCCCGGACGAGGCCGCAGGGCTCGCCGCCGTCCGCGCGCTGGCGGGCGAACTGGCCGAGGGCGTTCGAAAGCGCTGACAGCCGTCGTCATCCGTACGGGTGGACCTGGGACCGGGGAGGCGCTGACGTGCCTCCCCGGTTCGTTTGCGCGGTGTGAGCGAGAACCAAGACCGTAGAAGAGCCGCGCGCGACCGGCTCGCCCAGCAGCGTGAGCAGGACCGGGCGCGGGACCGCCGCCGCCGCACGCTGATCGTCTCGACCGCCGTGGTGGGGGTGCTGGCGCTGGCAGCCGTGATCGGAGTGATGGCGGCCAACGCCGGCAAGAACGACGAGGACAGCGAGGCCGGGCCCGCCGTCACCCCGTCCGGGGCGATGGGCAAGGACGGCCTCGCCCTCCAGGTCGGGGCCGACGACGCCCCGTCCACGCTCACGATCTGGGAGGACTTCCGCTGCCCGGTCTGCGCCCAGTTCGAGAACGCCTTTCGCGACACGATCACGAAGCTCACCGACAGCGGCCGGCTCAAGGTGGAGTACCACCTGGCCACGATCATCGACGGCAATCTCGGCGGAAGCGGTTCGCTGCGCGCGGCCAACGCGGCCGCCTGCGCCCAGGACGCCGGAAAGTTCGCCCCGTACCACGACACCCTCTTCCGCGATCAGCCCGCCGAGACGGACGACGCCTTCGGTGAGAACAGCAAGCTGATCGAGCTGGCCGGCAAGGTGAAGGGCCTGGACACGCCCGCCTTCCGCAGCTGCGTGGAGGACGGCACGCACGACAGCTGGGTCGAGAAGTCCAACAAGGCGTTCACCGAAGGCGGCTTCGAGGGCACACCGACCGCGCTGCTCAACGGCGAGTCGATCTTCCCGAAGAAGGGGAACGAACAGATCTCCGTCGCCAACCTCGAGAAGTGGGTCGCGGAGGCCAACAAGGGCAAGAAACCGGCCACCGTCGGGGCAACTCCCTGACCCGTGCCCATAGCTCCGGGGGTACTCCGCCGGGGCCCCGTTACCCAGAAGTTGCCGGACGGCTTGCCGTACGTCCCGTCCGGCAGGGTAGCGTCGACCCCGTCATGAACCTTGCCTTCATTCCCAGCCCGTCGACCGGCGTGATCGAGCTCGGCCCGATCCCGCTCCGCGGCTACGCGTTCTGCATCATCATCGGTGTCTTCGTCGCCGTCTGGTTCGGCAACAAGCGCTGGATCGCCAGAGGCGGCAAAGCCGGCACCGTCGCCGACATCGCCGTCTGGGCCGTGCCCTTCGGCCTGGTCGGCGGCAGGCTCTACCACGTGATCACCGACTACCAGCTGTACTTCAGCGACGGTGAGAACTGGGTGGACGCCTTCAAGATCTGGGAGGGCGGCCTCGGCATCTGGGGCGCGATCGCCCTCGGCGCGGTCGGCGCGTGGATCGGCTGCCGTCGCCGTGGGATCCCGCTCCCCGCCTGGGCGGACGCACTGGCACCCGGAATCGCCTTCGCCCAGGCGATCGGCCGCTGGGGCAACTGGTTCAACCAGGAGCTGTACGGCAAGCCGACCGACCTTCCCTGGGCGCTGAAGATCAGCGAGGGCACGAACCGGGTCGAGGGCACCTACCACCCGACGTTCCTGTACGAGTCCCTGTGGTGCGTCGGCGTCGCGCTCCTGGTCATCTGGGCGGACCGCCGCTTCAAGCTCGGACACGGGCGGGCCTTCGCGCTGTACGTCGCGGCGTACTGCGCGGGCCGCGGATGGATCGAGTACATGCGCGTCGACGAGGCGCACCACGTGCTGGGCCTCCGGCTCAACGTGTGGACCGCGATCGTCGTGTTCGTGCTGGCCGTCGCCTACATCGTGATCTCGGCGAAGGTGCGCCCCGGCCGCGAGGCGGTCGTCGAGCCCGCCGCGGTGAGCCTGACCAAGGACGACGAGGGCGGCGGCGAGAAGGCGGCCGACGCCTCCGGGGAGACCGGCTCCGAGGAGTCCGCCTCCGGGGAGACCGCCTCCGGGAGCGCCGACGGCTCCGAGGAGGCCGCCGCGCAGGCCCCCGAGGCCGACGGGACCCCGCAGAAGGCCGACAGGAGCTGACGCTCCCCGGCCCCGCGCACACGGCGAAAAGGGGCCGCCGGACCACCACGGTCCGGCGGCCCCTTCGCCGTGTACGGGCCTCATCGGCGCGAGCGCGCCAACGCGAGTGTGCGCTCCGCGGTCGCCACCACAGCCGCGTCGACGAACCTCCCGTCCGGCAGGGCCTGCGCCCCCGCCTCGGCCCGGGACGCCTCCACGATCTGCTCCGCCGCCTCCACCTCCCGTGACGTCGGCCGGAACGCCCGCTCGATCACCGGAAGCTGCCGGGGGTGGATCGCCGCCCGGCCGAGCAGCCCGAGATCCCTCCCGTGCGCACAGGACGACCGCAGCCCCGACAGGTCCCGGACATCCGTGTACACCGACATCACGGGCGGGTCCAGCCCCGCCGCCCGGGCGGCGACCACCACACGGCTGCGCGGCCAGTCGAGACCGGCGTCGTCCCGCACCCCCAGGTCCGCCCGGAGATCCGCCTCGCCCAGCGCCACCCCCCGTACGGAGTGATGTGCCCCCGCGATCGAGTACGCGTGCTCGATCGCCAGCGCCGACTCCAGCAGCGGATACAGCGGCACACCAGGAGCCAGGGCCGCGACATGGTGCACGGACGCCGCATGCGTGATCTTCGGAAGCCGCATCCCGGACAGCCCCGCCAGCCCCGCCAGCGCCTTCACGTCGTCCTCGCCGTGGACCCGGACATGGACCGGCACCGCCATCGGGTCCGCGGTGACCGGATCCGAGAGGAGCTCCGCCGTCGCCGACCGCGCGTACTCCTTACGGTCCGGTGCGACCGCGTCCTCCAGGTCGATGATCACCACATCCGCGCCCGAGCCGAGCGCCTTGCGGACCACCTCGGGCCGGTCCCCGGGAACGTACAGCCAGGTCAGCGCCACCGCCGGGCCGTTCACAGCGCCCCCTCGTCCCGCAGCGCGGCGACCGCGGGGGCGGAGAGGCCGAGCTCCGCCAGGATCGCGTCCGTGTCCGCCCCGTGAGGCCGCCCGGCCCAGCGGATCGCCCCCGGCGTCTCCGAGAGGCGGAACAGCACGTTCTGCATCCGCAGCGGCCCCAGCTCGGGGTCGTCGACCTCGGTGATCGTGCCCAGCGCCCGGTACTGGGGGTCCTCCATCACATCCCGTACGTCGTTGATCGGCGCGATCGCCGCCTCGGCCTTCTCGAAGGCGTCCACCGCCTCCTCCCTGGTGCGCCGGGCGATCCAGTGGCCCACCGCCTCGTCGAGTTCGTCCGCGTGCTCGGCGCGGGTGGTCCCGGCGGAGAACCATGGTTCCTCGATCAGCTCCGGACGCCCCACCAGCCGCATCACGCGTTCCGCGACCGACTGGGCGGAGGTCGAGACGGCGACCCAGTGGCCGTCGGAGGTGCGGTAGGTGTTGCGCGGGGCGTTGTTGCGGGAGCGGTTCCCGGTCCGCGGCTGGACGTACCCGAGCTGGTCGTACCAGAGCGGCTGCGGCCCCAGCACGGTGAGGATCGGCTCGATGATCGCCATGTCCACCACCTGCCCCTGCCCGGTGAGACCGCGCCCGGACAGCGCCGTCATCACCGCGTAGGCCGTGGCGAGCGCCGCGATCGAATCGGCCAGGCCGAACGGCGGCAGGGTCGGCGGCCCGTCCGGCTCCCCGGTGACGGCGGCGAAGCCGCTCATCGCCTCGGCGAGCGTGCCGAAGCCGGGCCGGTGCGCGTAGGGGCCGGTCTGCCCGAAGCCGGTGACCCTGGCCAGCACCAGCCGGGGGTTGACGGCGCGGAGCTCCTCCCAGCCCAGCCCCCAGCGCTCCAGGGTCCCGGGCCGGAAGTTCTCGATGATCACATCGGTGTCCGCGGCCAGCCTCAGCAGCACGTCCCGGCCGCCGGGGGCGGACAGGTCGAGGGTCAGCGTGCGCTTGTTCCGGCCGAGCAGCTTCCACCACAGGCCGATCCCGTCCTTCGCGGGGCCGTGGCCGCGCGAGGGATCGGGCTTGCGCGGATGCTCGACCTTGATGACCTCGGCCCCGAAGTCCCCGAGCATGGTGGCCGCGAGAGGCCCGGCGAAGAGGGTGGCGAGGTCCAGGACCCGCAGGCCGGAGAGGGGAGCGGTCGTCGTACTCACAGGGCATCGATCTCGCTTCGGTACGGCATGGACGTGGACGCGCCCGGTTTCTGCACACAGAGCGCCGCGGCGGAGGACGCCCAGGCCAGCGCCTCCGGCACGGACCGGCCCTCGCCGAGTGCCACGGCGAGCGTGCCGACGAAGGTGTCCCCGGCGCCGGTCGTGTCGACGGCGGTGACCTCGGGGGCGGGGAATAGGACCGGTTCGCCGCCGCGTGCCGCGTACAGGCACCCTTTCCCGCCGAGCGTGATCACGACCTCGGGGACCTGTCGCAGCAGGATCTGGGCCGCGGCGTGCGGTTCCGCGTATCCGGTGAGCGCGGCGGCCTCGTGCTCGTTGGGGATCAGCAGGTCGACGTCGTCCAGGAGTCCGGTCGGCAGCGGCTGCACGGGGGAGGGGGTGAGGATCGTCCGTACGCCCCGGGCCTTCGCGGTCCGCGCTCCCTCGACCACGACGGAGAGCGGGAGTTCCAGCTGGAGGAGGAGCAGGCCGGCCGCGGCGACGGCGGCTCTCTCCCCGGGGCCCAGCGCGGTCACGGTGCCGTTCGCGCCGGGGATCACCACGATCGCGTTGGACCCCTCGTCGTCGACGACGATGTGCGCGGTGCCGCTGGGCCCGGCGACGGTGTGCAGCAGCTCCGTGTCCACACCGGCGTGCTCCAGGTTCGTCCGGAGCGACGAGCCGTACTCATCGGTCCCGACGGCCCCGATCATCACCACCTCGCCCCCCGCGCGGGCCGCCGCGACGGCCTGGTTGGCCCCCTTGCCGCCGGGGACGGTCCGGAACTCCCGTCCGGTGACGGTCTCCCCGCGTCCGGGCGCCCGGGCGACGTAGGCGACCAGGTCCATGTTGGTGCTGCCGAGCACGGCGATCGCTGTCATGGGCGGCATACCTCCTGATGGGTCAGTTCCGCGAGTGTGTCGAAGCCGATGGAGTCGAAGCCGGGGACGGACGTGGCGAGGCGGTTCTTGAGCGGGGCGGT from Streptomyces sp. QL37 harbors:
- a CDS encoding CoA ester lyase — protein: MNGPAVALTWLYVPGDRPEVVRKALGSGADVVIIDLEDAVAPDRKEYARSATAELLSDPVTADPMAVPVHVRVHGEDDVKALAGLAGLSGMRLPKITHAASVHHVAALAPGVPLYPLLESALAIEHAYSIAGAHHSVRGVALGEADLRADLGVRDDAGLDWPRSRVVVAARAAGLDPPVMSVYTDVRDLSGLRSSCAHGRDLGLLGRAAIHPRQLPVIERAFRPTSREVEAAEQIVEASRAEAGAQALPDGRFVDAAVVATAERTLALARSRR
- the lgt gene encoding prolipoprotein diacylglyceryl transferase translates to MNLAFIPSPSTGVIELGPIPLRGYAFCIIIGVFVAVWFGNKRWIARGGKAGTVADIAVWAVPFGLVGGRLYHVITDYQLYFSDGENWVDAFKIWEGGLGIWGAIALGAVGAWIGCRRRGIPLPAWADALAPGIAFAQAIGRWGNWFNQELYGKPTDLPWALKISEGTNRVEGTYHPTFLYESLWCVGVALLVIWADRRFKLGHGRAFALYVAAYCAGRGWIEYMRVDEAHHVLGLRLNVWTAIVVFVLAVAYIVISAKVRPGREAVVEPAAVSLTKDDEGGGEKAADASGETGSEESASGETASGSADGSEEAAAQAPEADGTPQKADRS
- the trpA gene encoding tryptophan synthase subunit alpha; the encoded protein is MSGNRELLESTLAKAASEDRAALIAYLPGGFPTVDGGIAAVKAAVQGGADVIEVGLPHSDPVLDGPVIQTADDIALRGGVKIADIMRTVRETHEATGAPILVMTYWNPIDRYGVERFTAELAEAGGAGCILPDLPVQESGPWREHADKHGLATVFVVAPSSKDARLATITAAGSGFVYASSLMGVTGTRESVGEQAQDLVRRTRATTDLPVCVGIGVSTAEHAQQVAGFADGVIVGSAFVKRMLDAPDEAAGLAAVRALAGELAEGVRKR
- a CDS encoding CoA transferase; its protein translation is MSTTTAPLSGLRVLDLATLFAGPLAATMLGDFGAEVIKVEHPRKPDPSRGHGPAKDGIGLWWKLLGRNKRTLTLDLSAPGGRDVLLRLAADTDVIIENFRPGTLERWGLGWEELRAVNPRLVLARVTGFGQTGPYAHRPGFGTLAEAMSGFAAVTGEPDGPPTLPPFGLADSIAALATAYAVMTALSGRGLTGQGQVVDMAIIEPILTVLGPQPLWYDQLGYVQPRTGNRSRNNAPRNTYRTSDGHWVAVSTSAQSVAERVMRLVGRPELIEEPWFSAGTTRAEHADELDEAVGHWIARRTREEAVDAFEKAEAAIAPINDVRDVMEDPQYRALGTITEVDDPELGPLRMQNVLFRLSETPGAIRWAGRPHGADTDAILAELGLSAPAVAALRDEGAL
- a CDS encoding thioredoxin domain-containing protein, with protein sequence MSENQDRRRAARDRLAQQREQDRARDRRRRTLIVSTAVVGVLALAAVIGVMAANAGKNDEDSEAGPAVTPSGAMGKDGLALQVGADDAPSTLTIWEDFRCPVCAQFENAFRDTITKLTDSGRLKVEYHLATIIDGNLGGSGSLRAANAAACAQDAGKFAPYHDTLFRDQPAETDDAFGENSKLIELAGKVKGLDTPAFRSCVEDGTHDSWVEKSNKAFTEGGFEGTPTALLNGESIFPKKGNEQISVANLEKWVAEANKGKKPATVGATP
- a CDS encoding tryptophan synthase subunit(beta), with product MPADRPSARIRPGLRPAAASARDPHAPLARGCRPRGCRAPARRVHGRRVRYVIGDEPGQVNGMRWRTGSAP
- the trpB gene encoding tryptophan synthase subunit beta codes for the protein MSSDFFIPDPEGLIPSAEGYFGAFGGKFIPEALVAAVDEVAVEYDKAKADPAFAAELNQLMVDYTGRPSALTEVSRFAEHAGGARVFLKREDLNHTGSHKINNVLGQALLTKRMGKTRVIAETGAGQHGVATATACALFGLECTIYMGEIDTERQALNVARMRMLGAEVVAVKSGSRTLKDAINEAFRDWVANVDRTHYLFGTVAGPHPFPAMVRDFHRVIGVEARRQILERAGRLPDAAVACVGGGSNAIGLFHAFIPDADVRLIGCEPAGHGVETGEHAATLTAGEPGILHGSRSYVLQDEEGQITEPYSISAGLDYPGIGPEHAYLKDVGRGEYRAVTDDAAMQALRLLSRTEGIIPAIESAHALAGALEVGRELGPDGLILINLSGRGDKDMDTAARYFGLYDGADAVVEADVADGEEEVTK